Proteins from a genomic interval of Defluviitalea raffinosedens:
- a CDS encoding phenylpyruvate tautomerase MIF-related protein, translated as MPYISTKTNVKLSKDQSEAIKTKLGKAIELLPGKSENWLMVAFEDESNLYFKGKNDKPLAFVEVKLFGKASRDAYNHLTREITNILRDELNIQPDCIYVKYEEVSNWGWNGSNF; from the coding sequence ATGCCATATATAAGCACAAAAACGAATGTAAAACTAAGCAAGGATCAGTCTGAAGCTATTAAAACCAAGCTTGGAAAAGCCATTGAATTACTGCCTGGAAAGAGCGAAAATTGGCTCATGGTTGCTTTTGAAGACGAAAGCAATTTATATTTTAAAGGCAAAAATGACAAACCTTTAGCCTTTGTAGAAGTAAAACTTTTTGGCAAAGCATCAAGGGATGCCTATAACCATCTCACAAGAGAAATTACCAATATTCTTCGTGATGAACTTAACATCCAGCCAGATTGCATCTATGTAAAATATGAAGAAGTTTCAAACTGGGGCTGGAACGGAAGCAACTTCTAA
- a CDS encoding sugar ABC transporter substrate-binding protein, with translation MKKIKKLLGVMLLCLMVVSSFTGCGKTNTSSTAGNTGGETGTVEESPKETAEGKKLVIGFSLPTLQEERWARDKEAMENYAKSKGIELLVQIADMDAQKQANQCENLISQGIDVLILAPHDASSAAAIVESARASNVPVISYDRLVMDTDLDLYISFDNVKVGEIQGKYLTEHLDKGNIVWLAGAPTDNNAKLFKQGAAKYLQPKIDSGDYKVILEQDVIDWKPDNALKIMEQALTLANNDIQGVLAPNDGTAGGCIQAMNAQGITDKVVITGQDAELAAAQRIVNGEQDMTVFKDTRKLATAALDAAITMASGGKVETNGAVTNNNKMDVPSLLLEPVAVDKDNIDEILIDSGYLKREDVYKN, from the coding sequence GTGAAAAAAATTAAAAAGTTATTAGGAGTTATGTTACTTTGTTTGATGGTAGTTTCATCATTTACAGGCTGTGGCAAAACAAATACAAGTTCTACCGCAGGAAATACGGGAGGAGAAACAGGGACTGTTGAGGAGTCACCTAAAGAAACTGCTGAAGGCAAAAAATTGGTAATAGGATTTTCGCTTCCAACACTTCAAGAGGAAAGATGGGCAAGAGACAAAGAAGCAATGGAAAATTACGCTAAATCAAAGGGGATTGAACTTTTAGTTCAGATCGCTGATATGGACGCTCAAAAACAGGCTAACCAATGTGAAAACTTAATTTCTCAGGGAATAGATGTTTTAATATTGGCGCCTCATGATGCATCTTCAGCAGCAGCAATTGTTGAAAGTGCGAGAGCTTCCAATGTGCCAGTAATTTCCTATGACCGTCTTGTTATGGATACAGACCTTGATCTTTATATTTCTTTCGATAACGTAAAGGTAGGGGAAATCCAAGGAAAGTATTTAACAGAACATCTTGACAAAGGAAACATTGTATGGCTTGCAGGAGCACCTACAGATAACAATGCAAAACTTTTCAAGCAAGGAGCAGCAAAATACCTTCAACCTAAAATCGACAGTGGAGATTATAAAGTAATTCTTGAACAAGATGTTATAGATTGGAAACCAGATAATGCTCTTAAGATTATGGAGCAGGCATTAACTTTGGCAAACAACGATATACAAGGGGTATTGGCTCCTAACGATGGTACAGCAGGTGGCTGCATCCAGGCAATGAATGCTCAGGGTATTACAGACAAAGTAGTGATCACAGGACAGGACGCAGAACTTGCAGCAGCACAAAGAATAGTAAATGGTGAACAAGATATGACAGTATTTAAAGATACAAGAAAACTTGCAACAGCGGCATTGGATGCAGCAATTACTATGGCAAGTGGTGGAAAAGTTGAAACCAACGGTGCTGTAACCAACAATAATAAAATGGATGTTCCATCTTTACTTCTTGAGCCAGTAGCCGTTGATAAAGATAATATTGACGAAATTTTAATCGACAGCGGTTATCTTAAGAGAGAAGATGTATATAAGAATTAA
- a CDS encoding sugar ABC transporter permease has product MTEPAINTSSLSIETIKKSLKINIRQFSMIIALLAIWIIFQILTGGIFISARNLSNLFLQSAAVGIAASGVVLVMVAGHIDLSIGSVVGFTGAVTAVCLVNFNMSVGTALLITLIVGLMIGIWHGFWIAYRGVPAFIVTLASMLMFRGAIIGITGSKSISPNNSTFKAIGQGYLPKLNEGLNFHDTTALLGILFIIAYIILELYTRKKRQKYGFTVLSNSMFIAKLIGMSIVIAAVFSIMVLYRGIPYAVLLLLVVVIIFTIISNKTAFGRYVYAIGGNREAARLSGIDIRKTNMMIFVLMGLLSTIAGIVYTSRLNAAIVAAGQNFEMDCIAAAIIGGTSTLGGEGTIPGAIIGALVMASLDNGMSLMNLGSFEQYLVKGLVLLIAVWFDIATRKKAA; this is encoded by the coding sequence ATGACAGAACCAGCAATCAATACAAGTAGTTTATCAATAGAAACCATTAAAAAATCTTTAAAAATTAATATAAGGCAATTTTCGATGATTATCGCTCTTTTAGCCATATGGATTATATTTCAAATATTAACCGGCGGTATTTTTATAAGTGCAAGAAACTTATCCAATCTATTTTTGCAAAGTGCTGCTGTAGGTATTGCGGCCAGTGGTGTTGTATTAGTAATGGTGGCTGGGCATATTGATTTGTCCATAGGGTCAGTTGTAGGTTTTACCGGAGCAGTGACTGCAGTTTGTCTGGTTAATTTTAATATGTCTGTAGGCACGGCGCTGTTAATCACTCTTATCGTAGGGCTTATGATAGGGATATGGCATGGATTTTGGATCGCTTATAGAGGAGTACCAGCCTTTATTGTTACGCTTGCCAGCATGTTAATGTTTAGAGGAGCAATCATAGGAATTACAGGCTCTAAATCTATATCTCCCAACAATTCAACTTTTAAAGCAATCGGTCAGGGATATTTGCCTAAACTTAATGAAGGATTAAATTTCCACGATACTACAGCATTATTAGGAATCTTATTCATTATTGCTTATATAATATTAGAATTATATACAAGAAAGAAAAGACAAAAATATGGTTTTACAGTGCTTTCCAATTCTATGTTTATAGCAAAATTGATTGGTATGAGTATCGTGATTGCCGCTGTATTTTCTATAATGGTTTTATACAGAGGAATTCCCTATGCGGTTTTACTTCTTCTTGTAGTGGTTATTATATTTACAATTATTTCTAACAAGACTGCGTTTGGCCGTTATGTATATGCTATAGGTGGAAATAGGGAAGCGGCAAGGCTTTCTGGTATTGATATTAGAAAGACCAATATGATGATCTTTGTACTCATGGGACTTTTGTCTACAATTGCAGGAATTGTATATACCTCGCGATTAAATGCAGCTATAGTTGCAGCGGGACAGAACTTTGAAATGGATTGTATCGCAGCAGCTATTATCGGCGGAACCAGTACTTTAGGCGGAGAAGGAACAATTCCAGGAGCAATTATTGGAGCTTTAGTTATGGCAAGTCTTGATAATGGAATGAGTCTTATGAATCTCGGATCTTTTGAACAATATTTGGTAAAAGGACTTGTGCTTTTAATAGCTGTATGGTTTGATATAGCTACAAGAAAGAAAGCTGCTTAA
- a CDS encoding PucR family transcriptional regulator, which produces MSVTVKKLCKNSEFLYNMKLIAGHNGLNNLVQWVHIIEDSDVISFLHGNELIFTAGVLNNKKDWLLNFTVKLKEVNASAFVVNLGPHIKEIDEQVIDFCNKENLPLFTIPWETRMVDMTRDFCHRIFNDLQMENDLTTTIKNIVFNVGDPEAQIMHLERYGCHRDSMLCFISITVSNLGDASFEDYEREIKMIVEKIAKSMHELYISFLYGESLILALVNYTDTEIEAFVKEFFKNISSKLKHLNIHMGISPNQPGMDNQNKNFEKAISAMKMACNLKENYLYYDKLGIYKILYATNDKGVLSSFYNDTIGKLAAYDKQNKTNFTELLRIYLENNGSIQLVSEKLYVHRNTVLNHLKKIESIVGINPLELEGRVNLYIGFYIKDIL; this is translated from the coding sequence ATGTCTGTAACGGTGAAGAAACTTTGCAAGAATAGTGAGTTCTTGTATAATATGAAGCTTATTGCTGGTCATAATGGCTTAAATAATCTTGTTCAATGGGTTCATATTATTGAAGACAGTGATGTAATTTCTTTCCTTCATGGAAATGAGCTGATTTTTACTGCTGGTGTATTAAACAATAAAAAAGACTGGCTGTTGAATTTTACTGTTAAGCTGAAAGAAGTAAATGCCAGTGCATTTGTTGTCAATCTGGGGCCTCACATTAAAGAAATAGATGAGCAAGTTATCGATTTTTGCAATAAGGAAAACCTTCCGCTTTTCACCATACCCTGGGAAACAAGAATGGTGGATATGACAAGGGATTTCTGCCACAGAATATTCAATGATCTGCAAATGGAGAATGATCTGACGACAACCATTAAGAATATTGTATTTAATGTTGGAGATCCGGAAGCTCAGATTATGCATCTTGAAAGATATGGTTGCCATCGGGACAGTATGCTTTGCTTTATAAGTATAACCGTGAGCAACCTTGGTGATGCAAGCTTTGAAGATTACGAACGGGAGATTAAAATGATTGTAGAGAAGATTGCCAAAAGCATGCATGAATTGTATATATCCTTTTTATATGGGGAGAGTTTAATTTTAGCCCTTGTAAACTATACAGATACAGAGATCGAAGCCTTCGTTAAGGAGTTCTTTAAAAACATCAGCAGTAAATTAAAGCACTTGAATATTCATATGGGGATTAGTCCTAATCAACCGGGCATGGATAACCAAAATAAAAATTTTGAAAAAGCCATTTCTGCTATGAAGATGGCTTGCAATCTCAAGGAAAATTATCTGTACTATGATAAACTTGGAATTTACAAAATCCTATATGCCACCAACGACAAAGGTGTTTTAAGTAGTTTCTATAATGATACCATCGGAAAACTGGCTGCTTATGACAAACAGAATAAGACAAATTTTACAGAACTTTTACGGATTTATCTTGAGAATAACGGGAGTATTCAATTGGTATCAGAAAAATTGTATGTCCATAGAAATACAGTATTAAATCATCTCAAGAAAATCGAAAGTATTGTGGGAATCAATCCTTTGGAACTGGAAGGACGCGTTAACCTTTACATAGGGTTTTACATAAAAGACATTTTGTAA
- a CDS encoding xylose ABC transporter ATP-binding protein: MSEYILEMNNITKEFPGVKALSNVNFKVKKGEIHALVGENGAGKSTLMKVLSGIYPAGTYEGEVIFKGQVQRMSGIRDSEKIGIAIIYQELALVKQMSIAENIFLGNEIIKKGFIDYDETYRRTAEILKEVHLDLNPATKVLNLGVGQQQLVEIAKAISKNADLLILDEPSAALTERETENLLEILKDLKSKGVTCIYISHKLNEIFEISDTITVLRDGKTVATIPTNEMNEDQLIAMMVGREISDRFPRKEHTPQEVVLEVKNWTVQNPEIPEKEIIKNVSFKVRKGEILGIAGLMGAGRTELVMSLFGAYGKNVKGEIFLNGTKLNIKKPKDAIKAGIGYVSEDRKKYGLVLGQDVKSNSSLASLDRLVNRGIVNDNEIIRQTNKYVDDLNIKTPSIEQKVNNLSGGNQQKVVLSKWLMTEPKVLILDEPTRGIDVGAKYEIYNIMNDLVDRGVCIIMISSELPEVLGMSDRILIMHEGEIRGELDYKEATQEKVMYYATGGK, translated from the coding sequence ATGAGCGAGTACATTCTGGAAATGAACAATATAACAAAGGAATTCCCTGGAGTTAAAGCCCTGTCAAATGTTAATTTTAAGGTAAAAAAAGGTGAAATACATGCCTTGGTTGGAGAAAATGGAGCAGGCAAGTCAACGCTTATGAAGGTTTTAAGCGGAATTTATCCTGCAGGAACTTATGAAGGGGAAGTTATATTTAAAGGGCAAGTCCAAAGAATGTCTGGTATAAGAGACAGTGAAAAAATAGGGATTGCAATCATATATCAGGAATTAGCCCTGGTTAAGCAGATGAGTATTGCAGAGAATATATTTTTAGGAAATGAAATTATTAAAAAAGGTTTCATTGATTATGATGAGACTTATAGAAGAACGGCTGAAATATTAAAAGAAGTTCATTTAGATTTAAATCCGGCTACCAAGGTACTGAATCTTGGGGTTGGACAGCAGCAATTGGTTGAAATAGCAAAAGCAATTTCAAAAAATGCAGATTTACTAATTTTGGATGAGCCTTCTGCCGCATTGACTGAGCGAGAGACAGAGAATTTATTAGAGATTTTAAAAGATTTGAAATCAAAAGGGGTTACCTGTATATATATTTCCCACAAACTCAATGAAATTTTTGAAATCAGCGATACGATTACAGTATTAAGAGATGGAAAAACCGTTGCAACGATTCCTACAAATGAGATGAATGAAGATCAATTAATTGCGATGATGGTAGGCCGTGAAATCTCAGATAGATTTCCAAGAAAAGAGCATACGCCACAGGAAGTGGTGCTTGAAGTTAAAAATTGGACAGTACAGAATCCGGAAATTCCTGAAAAAGAAATTATTAAAAATGTTAGCTTTAAAGTCAGAAAAGGAGAAATTCTTGGAATAGCAGGACTTATGGGAGCAGGAAGAACAGAACTGGTTATGAGCCTTTTCGGGGCTTATGGTAAAAATGTAAAGGGCGAAATATTTTTAAATGGTACGAAACTGAACATTAAAAAACCAAAGGATGCTATTAAAGCCGGTATAGGATATGTATCAGAAGATAGAAAAAAATACGGTCTTGTATTAGGGCAAGATGTTAAATCTAATTCCTCTCTGGCATCATTGGATCGCCTGGTAAATCGTGGAATAGTTAATGATAATGAAATTATCAGACAAACCAATAAATATGTAGATGATTTAAACATTAAGACGCCTTCGATTGAGCAGAAAGTTAACAATCTAAGTGGTGGAAATCAACAGAAAGTTGTCCTTTCAAAATGGCTTATGACAGAGCCTAAAGTACTTATTCTTGATGAACCTACAAGGGGAATCGATGTGGGTGCCAAGTATGAAATTTATAATATAATGAACGATCTGGTAGACCGTGGTGTTTGTATTATTATGATATCGTCAGAACTTCCGGAAGTTTTAGGTATGAGCGACAGAATTTTGATCATGCATGAGGGAGAAATACGCGGTGAATTAGATTATAAAGAGGCGACTCAGGAAAAAGTTATGTATTATGCGACAGGAGGGAAATAA
- a CDS encoding bacteriohemerythrin: MLWKDAYELGVPQIDAQHKELFRRVEAFLQVVRSKDAWEEKLPKINETLEFMKGYVVEHFRDEEEYQKKINYPGYEAHKQIHIGMVDYVLEVSKQFEETNYNENLVQQFGGKLLSWLINHVAAEDQRIADYAKKEEVNGNGR, translated from the coding sequence ATGCTTTGGAAAGATGCCTATGAATTGGGGGTTCCACAGATTGATGCGCAGCATAAAGAATTATTCAGGCGTGTAGAAGCATTTTTGCAGGTAGTGCGATCAAAGGATGCCTGGGAAGAGAAGCTTCCCAAGATCAATGAAACGCTGGAGTTTATGAAAGGATATGTCGTAGAGCATTTCCGAGATGAAGAAGAATACCAGAAAAAGATTAATTATCCTGGGTACGAAGCACATAAGCAAATACATATAGGTATGGTGGATTACGTTCTGGAGGTTTCTAAGCAATTTGAAGAAACCAATTATAATGAAAACTTGGTGCAGCAGTTCGGAGGGAAACTGCTTTCATGGTTGATTAACCATGTAGCCGCCGAAGACCAACGGATTGCAGATTATGCTAAAAAGGAAGAGGTGAATGGAAATGGTAGATGA
- a CDS encoding chemotaxis protein CheX — protein sequence MEMVDELYKAFVDSTYNVFNLMFNISDISVHSTENFTCDDEIDIVVGIVGELQGEVTYRFPVATSLSMVNIMSGMEFEDVDIFVTSAISEVANIISGNVVTALSDHTKKYDILPPVQGKPDDSKEYEIESSCCVSTSIGGICLKIGLNSA from the coding sequence ATGGAAATGGTAGATGAGCTTTATAAAGCTTTTGTGGATTCAACATACAATGTTTTTAATCTGATGTTTAATATTTCAGATATTTCTGTTCACTCGACTGAGAATTTTACATGCGATGACGAGATAGATATTGTAGTTGGTATTGTAGGAGAACTTCAGGGAGAAGTGACTTACCGATTTCCGGTTGCCACATCTCTTAGCATGGTAAATATCATGAGTGGCATGGAGTTTGAGGATGTGGATATTTTCGTGACTTCTGCCATATCAGAGGTTGCCAATATCATTAGTGGAAATGTTGTTACCGCACTTTCTGATCATACTAAGAAATATGATATCTTGCCTCCTGTGCAGGGTAAGCCTGATGATTCTAAAGAATATGAGATCGAATCGAGTTGCTGCGTTTCCACATCCATCGGTGGAATTTGCCTTAAAATAGGACTCAATTCGGCCTGA
- a CDS encoding class I SAM-dependent methyltransferase, which produces MTVEEKLAKSLTAESVELIPYLPYLLQDLWELGASPKDIVEMITRHIPVSKETKVLDLACGKGAVSVNLAKELGCLVKGIDLIPEFIDFAVQKAQEFGVGELCDFAVGDITELVKTEKDYDIVILGAAGDVLGNSEETIKLLKKTVKNGGYIIIDDAYGNDESNPQYPTKEQWLEIFDKTGIKLIEDKVIDDDEIARLNDEQQKWIIKRANELKEKFPEKVCLFDSYIQTQQDECNELENEISGVTMLLKVM; this is translated from the coding sequence ATGACTGTAGAAGAAAAACTCGCAAAATCCTTGACGGCTGAATCCGTAGAGCTTATACCATATCTGCCGTATTTATTGCAGGATTTATGGGAGTTGGGGGCATCACCAAAGGATATAGTGGAAATGATTACTAGACATATTCCTGTATCCAAAGAAACAAAAGTGCTTGATTTGGCATGCGGCAAAGGAGCAGTAAGTGTTAACTTAGCCAAGGAACTTGGCTGCTTGGTAAAAGGGATTGACCTTATTCCGGAGTTTATTGATTTTGCAGTTCAAAAAGCGCAGGAATTTGGCGTGGGAGAATTGTGTGACTTTGCAGTAGGAGACATCACAGAATTGGTTAAGACTGAAAAGGACTATGACATTGTTATTCTTGGAGCAGCAGGCGACGTTTTGGGAAATTCAGAAGAAACAATAAAGTTACTGAAAAAGACAGTAAAAAATGGTGGTTATATTATTATTGATGATGCATATGGCAATGATGAAAGCAACCCACAATATCCAACTAAAGAGCAATGGCTTGAGATATTTGATAAAACAGGAATAAAGCTGATAGAAGATAAGGTTATTGATGATGATGAAATAGCCAGACTTAATGATGAACAGCAGAAATGGATCATAAAAAGGGCCAATGAATTAAAAGAAAAATTCCCGGAAAAGGTATGTCTTTTTGATAGTTACATACAGACCCAGCAAGATGAATGTAATGAGCTTGAGAACGAAATATCTGGAGTAACAATGCTCCTTAAAGTTATGTAG
- a CDS encoding methyl-accepting chemotaxis protein, giving the protein MKKVESESIKGISIKGKLLITFFSLVTVLGSVSVILLLTVNHFNNQYNRILDNILLANTIPEILNILPGSLEDSYKNYSDFSDSKYKENLELVKKNIDIIENNTNSDRVKYNVGAIKDHLATIEEKIKSAEENLQDSGLVQENIKYMQNLIAFFIEPEKNTLISNELKSSELIKDQIEKEYRLISIMGIVALILSITGSSIGITIISGNINKSIKDIGNNAKAIAEGDLTVNPLVIRSKDELKSLAEAFNNMLKGIRGIIEKVTSVSVYICEMSNTLKNNVEENSRSGELLTASMESVTGGIKEQKREAQNTMNTVSKMYDVSQKICNRAEEILENTAVSVRLASQGNICIHKFVEKISNINSVMDSTLKISEELKESSDKMTGIINTISEIADQTSLLALNASIEAARAGAAGKGFAVVAEEVRKLSEQTSKSTQMIKELIDNFQNHTIAINRKMHENMKEIEEGNKITLEAKEYFDKIEQEDKIVNGNIADITRDINEFMQSIEKVKSSMKNVQEVIDVSVHASNDIYAALTEQQASLIEVTELATVLASLGDQLNEAVCRFKI; this is encoded by the coding sequence ATGAAGAAAGTAGAAAGTGAAAGTATCAAGGGGATATCTATAAAAGGGAAGCTTTTAATTACTTTCTTTTCTCTTGTTACTGTTCTTGGCAGTGTATCCGTTATTCTTCTGCTTACAGTCAATCATTTCAACAATCAATACAATCGCATTCTTGATAATATATTATTGGCCAATACTATTCCTGAAATATTAAATATACTTCCAGGTTCCCTTGAAGATTCATATAAAAACTATTCTGATTTCAGCGATTCGAAGTATAAAGAAAATCTGGAATTAGTTAAAAAAAATATTGATATCATTGAAAACAATACAAATTCAGATAGAGTAAAGTACAATGTCGGTGCTATTAAAGACCATCTTGCAACTATAGAAGAAAAGATAAAATCTGCAGAAGAAAATTTGCAGGATTCAGGTCTAGTACAGGAAAATATCAAATACATGCAAAATCTTATAGCTTTTTTTATTGAACCAGAGAAAAATACCCTTATATCCAATGAATTAAAAAGCAGTGAACTTATCAAGGATCAAATAGAAAAGGAATACCGGTTAATCAGTATTATGGGTATTGTTGCGTTAATTTTATCAATTACCGGTTCAAGTATTGGGATTACAATAATTTCTGGTAATATTAATAAATCTATTAAAGACATTGGTAATAATGCCAAAGCTATTGCAGAAGGGGATTTAACAGTCAACCCCCTGGTGATTCGCTCAAAGGATGAATTAAAAAGTCTGGCAGAAGCTTTTAATAACATGTTAAAAGGTATCAGAGGAATTATAGAAAAGGTAACTTCGGTTAGCGTCTATATATGTGAAATGTCTAATACCTTAAAAAATAATGTAGAAGAAAACAGCAGATCAGGAGAACTCCTTACTGCTTCTATGGAATCTGTGACAGGAGGAATTAAAGAACAAAAAAGAGAGGCACAGAATACAATGAATACGGTGAGTAAAATGTATGATGTGTCTCAAAAGATTTGTAACAGGGCAGAGGAGATTTTAGAAAATACTGCAGTCTCTGTAAGATTAGCATCCCAAGGGAATATTTGCATTCATAAGTTTGTAGAAAAGATTTCGAACATAAATAGTGTAATGGATAGCACCCTAAAAATCTCAGAAGAGCTTAAAGAGAGTTCAGATAAGATGACTGGCATTATTAATACTATTTCAGAAATTGCAGACCAGACCAGTCTTTTAGCTCTGAATGCATCTATAGAGGCAGCCAGGGCAGGAGCAGCGGGGAAAGGATTTGCAGTCGTTGCAGAAGAAGTTAGAAAACTTTCAGAGCAAACATCTAAGTCAACTCAGATGATTAAAGAATTAATTGATAATTTTCAAAATCACACAATAGCTATAAATCGCAAAATGCATGAAAATATGAAAGAAATTGAAGAGGGGAATAAAATTACTTTAGAAGCAAAAGAATATTTTGATAAAATAGAGCAAGAAGATAAAATAGTCAATGGCAATATTGCAGATATAACTCGTGACATTAATGAATTTATGCAATCTATTGAAAAAGTTAAAAGCAGTATGAAAAATGTTCAGGAAGTCATAGATGTATCTGTACATGCCAGCAATGATATATATGCTGCTTTAACAGAGCAGCAAGCAAGTCTTATTGAAGTTACAGAATTAGCCACAGTCTTGGCAAGTTTAGGAGATCAATTAAATGAAGCAGTATGCAGGTTTAAAATTTAA